Proteins from a single region of Drosophila biarmipes strain raj3 chromosome 3R, RU_DBia_V1.1, whole genome shotgun sequence:
- the LOC108026055 gene encoding odorant receptor 98a: protein MRFHYLRDPTPTNLLTSPEAFKYFEYGMFCMGWHTPVKSKISYYIFATFIFSWCVIYLPIGISISFMKDLNTFTPSELVTVLQLFFNAVGMPFKVLFFNVYISGFYKAKKILSQMDQRCNTLEERTEVHRWVVRCNKAYLIYQMIYTCYTLSTFLSAALSGKLPWRIFNPFVDWRESRLNFWKAALNETALMLCSVTQTLMSDVYPLLYGLILRAHIKLLHLRVDKLCTDPEKNEGENQEDLNNCIKDLQLIKEFADTIRPAIAHTIFVQFLLIGICLGLSMINLLFFADIWSGLATVAYINGLMVQTFPFCFVCDLIKSDCEHLEMAIFHSNWIDTSRRYKTSLIFFLKNSQKSIAFTAGSVFPISTSSNIKVAKLAFSVVTFVNQLNIADRLTKN, encoded by the exons ATGCGGTTCCATTACTTGCGAGATCCCACTCCCACGAATTTGCTGACTTCCCCGGAGGCTTTCAAATACTTTGAATACGGGATGTTCTGTATGGGATGGCACACGCCCGTGAAGTCAAAGATTTCGTACTATATCTTTGCaactttcattttttcctGGTGTGTCATCTACTTGCCCATCGGAATCAGCATCAGTTTCATGAAGGATCTGAACACCTTCACGCCGAGCGAACTGGTGACAGTTCTGCAGCTGTTTTTCAACGCAGTTGGGATGCCGTTCAAAGTGCTTTTCTTCAATGTTTATATTTCTGGATTTTACAAGGCCAAAAAGATATTGAGCCAAATGGACCAGCGTTGTAATACTTTGGAGGAGCGTACAGAGGTGCATCGATGGGTGGTTCGTTGCAATAAGGCCTATCTCATCTACCAGATGATATACACCTGCTATACTTTATCCACCTTTCTGTCGGCTGCCCTGAGTGGCAAATTGCCCTGGCGTATCTTCAATCCCTTTGTGGATTGGCGAGAAAGTAGGTTGAATTTCTGGAAGGCTGCCCTGAACGAAACAGCACTTATGTTGTGCAGTGTTACCCAAACCCTGATGAGCGATGTATACCCCCTGCTATATGGCTTGATCCTAAGAGCCCACATCAAACTGTTGCACCTGAGGGTGGATAAACTATGCACTGATCCCGAAAAAAACGAAGGGGAAAACCAAGAGGATTTAAACAACTGCATCAAGGATCTGCAGCTCATTAAGGA ATTTGCTGATACTATACGACCTGCTATTGCCCACACTATCTTTGTCCAGTTCCTGCTGATTGGAATCTGCCTGGGCCTGTCCATGATCAACCTGCTCTTCTTCGCAGACATTTGGTCGGGCCTGGCCACAGTGGCCTATATCAATGGCCTGATGGTCCAGACCTTTCCATTCTGCTTCGTTTGTGATCTGATCAAGTCGGATTGTGAGCACCTCGAGATGGCTATTTTCCACTCCAACTGGATAGATACAAGTCGCCGATACAAAACCTCTTTGATCTTTTTCCTGAAGAACTCCCAGAAATCCATTGCCTTTACAGCCGGCTCTGTTTTCCCCATATCCACAAGCTCAAACATAAAG GTTGCCAAGCTGGCCTTTTCGGTAGTTACCTTTGTAAATCAACTGAACATAGCTGACAGATTGACCAAAAATTAG